One genomic region from Skermania piniformis encodes:
- a CDS encoding RDD family protein, with protein MTGAMAVRTAEPVGFRRVAARSIDIGLALGVAAVIVAISHWRITELITTWPEYAELGVRGALGWEGEVIETGRVVGLQALDDVRQIVVQGFVALVVVVLAYHLTALLWRDRTLGHLVLDLRVRDAVSAGLGRSRAVRRALTSAVLDIGVYVAAWLALVSGRFVLGATLWVIAVAVLLIDAMLACGPAHRSLTDRLSGTAVERADLHRRSLALVRDGAAPVARQSVVVSADAARRALDSGTGRRARAAGARLGNRLADGYRNRSR; from the coding sequence ATGACGGGCGCAATGGCGGTGCGGACCGCCGAACCGGTCGGGTTCCGGCGGGTCGCCGCCCGATCGATCGATATCGGGCTGGCCCTCGGCGTGGCCGCAGTGATCGTGGCGATATCCCATTGGCGGATCACCGAGCTGATCACCACCTGGCCGGAGTATGCGGAACTCGGGGTCCGGGGGGCGCTCGGGTGGGAAGGCGAGGTGATCGAGACCGGGCGGGTGGTCGGTCTGCAGGCGCTCGACGACGTTCGGCAGATCGTCGTCCAGGGTTTTGTCGCACTCGTCGTCGTGGTCCTGGCCTACCATCTGACCGCGCTGCTCTGGCGGGATCGCACGCTCGGACACCTCGTGCTGGATCTCCGGGTTCGCGACGCGGTCTCGGCCGGGCTGGGCCGCAGTCGCGCGGTGCGGCGGGCGCTGACGAGCGCCGTGCTCGACATCGGCGTATACGTCGCAGCCTGGTTGGCGCTGGTCAGCGGTCGGTTCGTGCTCGGCGCGACGCTGTGGGTGATCGCCGTCGCGGTATTGCTGATCGACGCGATGCTCGCTTGTGGACCGGCCCATCGGTCGCTGACCGATCGGCTCAGCGGCACCGCGGTCGAGCGAGCCGATCTGCACCGACGGTCACTGGCACTGGTCCGGGACGGTGCCGCTCCCGTCGCCAGGCAATCTGTGGTGGTAAGTGCCGATGCCGCGCGCCGCGCGCTCGACTCGGGAACCGGACGGCGCGCCCGGGCCGCCGGAGCCCGGCTCGGCAACCGACTGGCCGACGGCTACCGCAACCGATCGCGGTAG
- a CDS encoding glutamate-5-semialdehyde dehydrogenase: MTTTVQPDLRELVHAAARRARVAARTLARMTTAEKDAVLHAAAEAVLAAAPTVLAANAEDVTAAAAAGTEDSLLDRLRLTDARIDGIAGGLRQVAGLPDPIGDVLRGSTLPNGLELRQVRVPLGVVGIVYEARPNVTVDAFGLALKSGNAVLLRGSSSAARSNAALVDVLRQALAEQGAPADAVQLLPSADRAGVTHLIQARGLVDVVIPRGGAGLIAAVVRDAQVPTIETGTGNCHVYVHSAADLDMAEAILINSKTRRPSVCNTAETVLVDRAIAEVAVPRLLAVLGDQGVTVHGDLPGLVAATDADWAEEYLSLDIALKVVDGIDQAIEHIDHWGTGHTEAIVTADLAAAREFTARVDAAAVMVNASTAFTDGEQFGFGAEIGISTQKLHARGPMGLPELTSTKWIVWGDGQVRPA, encoded by the coding sequence ATGACGACCACGGTGCAGCCGGATCTGCGTGAGCTGGTGCACGCTGCCGCACGCCGGGCCCGAGTGGCGGCTCGGACACTGGCCCGGATGACCACGGCGGAGAAGGATGCTGTGTTGCATGCCGCCGCGGAGGCGGTGCTCGCGGCCGCTCCCACGGTGCTGGCGGCGAACGCCGAGGACGTGACGGCCGCCGCTGCGGCGGGCACCGAGGACTCGCTGCTGGACCGGCTGCGGCTCACCGACGCCCGGATCGACGGGATCGCCGGCGGGCTCCGCCAGGTGGCCGGGTTGCCCGATCCGATCGGCGATGTCCTGCGCGGCTCGACTCTGCCGAACGGCCTGGAACTGCGCCAGGTCCGGGTACCGCTCGGGGTGGTCGGCATCGTCTACGAGGCCCGCCCCAACGTGACCGTCGACGCATTCGGGCTGGCACTCAAGTCCGGCAACGCCGTGCTGCTGCGCGGATCGTCCTCGGCTGCGCGGTCCAATGCCGCGCTGGTCGACGTGCTTCGCCAGGCGTTGGCCGAGCAGGGCGCGCCGGCCGACGCGGTGCAGTTGTTGCCCAGTGCCGACCGCGCCGGCGTCACTCATCTGATCCAGGCCCGCGGTCTGGTCGACGTGGTGATCCCGCGGGGCGGGGCCGGACTGATTGCCGCCGTCGTCCGTGACGCGCAGGTGCCGACGATCGAGACCGGGACCGGCAACTGTCACGTCTACGTGCACTCCGCCGCCGATCTCGACATGGCCGAGGCGATTCTGATCAACTCCAAGACCCGCCGCCCGAGCGTGTGCAACACCGCGGAGACGGTGCTTGTCGATCGGGCGATCGCCGAGGTCGCCGTGCCGCGCCTGCTCGCTGTGCTGGGTGACCAGGGGGTGACCGTGCACGGCGATCTACCCGGTCTGGTCGCGGCGACCGATGCCGACTGGGCCGAGGAGTATCTGTCGCTCGACATCGCGTTGAAGGTGGTGGACGGCATCGACCAGGCGATCGAGCACATCGACCACTGGGGAACCGGGCATACCGAAGCGATCGTCACCGCCGATCTGGCGGCGGCGCGTGAGTTCACCGCACGGGTGGACGCCGCCGCGGTGATGGTGAACGCCTCGACCGCATTCACCGACGGCGAGCAGTTCGGGTTCGGCGCCGAGATCGGCATCTCGACCCAGAAGCTGCATGCTCGCGGCCCGATGGGGCTGCCGGAGCTCACCTCGACGAAATGGATCGTGTGGGGCGACGGACAGGTCCGGCCGGCGTGA
- a CDS encoding AAA family ATPase has translation MRRAPERIPAFDSVDDVRARLAGTGYIADTGTATAVFLADRLGKPLLVEGPAGVGKTELARAVAQATGAELIRLQCYEGIDEARALYEWNHAKQILRIQAGTGNARNGTADTWAETEQDVFAEDFLLSRPLLTAIRRPDPTVLLIDETDKADAEIEGLLLEVLSDFTVTVPELGTIVATRRPFVLLTSNATRELSEALKRRCLFLHIDFPDEAVERQILAARVPELPDAIAAQLTRVVAVLRGMQLKKLPSVAETIDWARTLLALGLDRVDRDAVESTLGVVLKYRSDQERALAELKLQ, from the coding sequence GTGAGGCGCGCCCCAGAACGCATTCCTGCGTTCGACTCGGTGGACGACGTGCGTGCCCGGCTGGCCGGCACCGGATACATCGCCGACACCGGCACCGCGACCGCGGTGTTCCTGGCCGACCGGCTCGGCAAGCCGCTGTTGGTCGAGGGCCCGGCCGGAGTGGGCAAAACCGAGCTGGCCCGGGCGGTAGCGCAGGCGACCGGGGCGGAGCTGATCCGGTTGCAGTGCTACGAGGGGATCGACGAGGCGCGGGCGCTGTACGAATGGAATCACGCCAAGCAGATTCTCCGAATTCAGGCCGGCACCGGGAACGCGCGCAACGGTACGGCGGATACCTGGGCCGAGACCGAGCAGGACGTCTTCGCCGAGGACTTTCTGCTCTCGCGACCGTTGCTGACGGCGATCCGGCGGCCCGACCCGACCGTGTTGCTGATCGACGAGACGGACAAGGCCGACGCCGAGATCGAAGGCCTGTTGCTGGAGGTGCTGTCCGATTTCACGGTCACCGTGCCCGAGCTCGGCACGATTGTGGCGACCCGGCGGCCGTTCGTCCTGCTCACCTCCAATGCGACCCGGGAGCTGTCGGAGGCGTTGAAGCGGCGCTGCCTGTTCCTGCACATCGACTTTCCGGACGAGGCCGTGGAGCGGCAGATCCTGGCCGCTCGGGTACCCGAGTTGCCGGATGCGATTGCCGCGCAGCTCACCCGGGTGGTTGCGGTGCTTCGCGGCATGCAGCTGAAGAAGCTGCCTTCGGTGGCGGAAACCATCGACTGGGCCCGCACGCTACTCGCCCTCGGCCTGGATCGGGTGGATCGTGATGCTGTCGAGTCCACCCTGGGCGTGGTGCTCAAGTACCGCTCCGATCAGGAGCGAGCGTTGGCCGAGCTGAAATTGCAGTGA
- a CDS encoding vWA domain-containing protein: MTPLPSAGLPEHLVGFVEALRDRGIPVGPSETVDAGHVLAVLDLLDRESVRAGLACALLRRPADRPTFDGLFDLWFPLGIGARTAESADPTLPRRVDGTVDIPALRGLIAELLGVDAAEQQALAAQLVDQLGRYESANGPSFSAYQALREVQLDSLVTRVMAAMIGGRRGSGDDEPDPNDLGDEVDRRLARQRIANFRDQVQAETRRRSAERQGRERVAGYGVPKRPDEVDFLRATEVEMARLRRTVPALARLLASRLAVRRRRARAGEIDLRRTLRASMSTGGVPIDLVRRKPPIGRPDLVVLCDVSGSVAGFSQFTMLLVSALREQFTRVRIFAFVDTTDEVTRYFDPGADLAGAMARMFADAALIRYDGHSDYGNALDVFERDWPDAATARSSLLILGDARTNYRDPRLDILAAVVQRVKQAHWLNPEPQRLWGSGDSAALRYRDVIAMHECRTAAQLTTIVGNLLPV, translated from the coding sequence GTGACACCGCTGCCGTCTGCCGGCCTGCCGGAGCACCTGGTCGGCTTCGTCGAAGCGCTCCGGGATCGGGGTATTCCGGTCGGTCCGTCGGAGACGGTCGACGCCGGGCACGTGCTGGCGGTGCTGGACCTGCTGGACCGGGAGTCGGTGCGAGCCGGGTTGGCCTGCGCGCTGCTGCGCCGGCCGGCCGATCGCCCGACCTTCGACGGGCTGTTCGACCTCTGGTTTCCGCTCGGAATCGGAGCCCGTACCGCCGAGTCGGCCGATCCGACCCTGCCGCGGCGGGTGGACGGGACGGTCGACATCCCGGCATTGCGCGGACTGATCGCCGAGTTGCTCGGTGTCGATGCGGCGGAGCAACAGGCGCTGGCCGCGCAGCTGGTCGACCAGCTCGGCCGGTACGAGTCGGCGAACGGTCCGTCGTTTTCGGCGTATCAAGCGCTGCGCGAGGTGCAGCTCGACTCGCTGGTCACCCGGGTGATGGCGGCGATGATCGGGGGCCGCCGGGGTTCGGGCGACGACGAGCCGGATCCGAACGATCTCGGCGACGAGGTCGATCGGCGGCTTGCCCGGCAGCGCATCGCGAACTTCCGCGACCAGGTGCAGGCCGAAACCCGGCGCCGTTCGGCCGAGCGACAGGGTCGCGAGCGGGTCGCCGGCTACGGGGTGCCCAAGCGGCCGGACGAGGTCGATTTCCTCCGGGCAACCGAGGTGGAGATGGCCCGGTTACGGCGGACCGTGCCAGCCCTCGCACGGCTGCTGGCCAGTCGGTTGGCGGTGCGCCGACGTCGGGCCCGGGCCGGCGAGATCGACTTACGTCGCACGTTGCGCGCCTCGATGTCCACCGGTGGCGTGCCGATCGACCTGGTCCGGCGCAAGCCGCCGATCGGCCGGCCCGACCTGGTGGTGTTGTGCGACGTATCGGGCTCGGTCGCGGGGTTCTCCCAGTTCACGATGCTGCTGGTGAGTGCTCTGCGCGAACAGTTCACCCGGGTGCGGATCTTCGCCTTCGTCGACACCACCGACGAGGTAACCCGATATTTCGACCCCGGTGCCGACCTCGCGGGCGCAATGGCGCGGATGTTCGCGGACGCCGCGCTGATCCGCTACGACGGGCATTCTGACTACGGCAATGCGCTCGACGTCTTCGAGCGGGACTGGCCTGATGCCGCGACGGCGCGGTCGTCGCTGTTGATCCTCGGCGACGCTCGGACGAACTATCGCGATCCCCGGCTCGACATCCTCGCCGCGGTGGTGCAGCGGGTGAAGCAGGCGCACTGGCTGAATCCGGAGCCGCAGCGGCTGTGGGGCTCGGGTGACTCGGCGGCATTGCGGTACCGCGACGTCATCGCGATGCACGAGTGCCGGACCGCGGCTCAACTGACCACGATCGTCGGAAATCTGCTGCCGGTGTGA
- a CDS encoding GGDEF domain-containing protein, whose translation MIFGMVHYRPKARVGWMFSIAALLLCLAGYLARGQTQLFELQDSPVPDILTASAYAALFGSLIGFVRPHRCGWTADHFLDIALVAVCGLLASWTMLSWPVLANAAQVGPNEVVMAVYPMLDTVLVAVLMHWMLTREPQGIALTMVETGVGMVILCDLAVSLDTAGLTRLGDRYALVPFFIGLGLFGVAALHPTMVKIGAHVDYLERSRHRAIVIGVVLIVAAAVPPVRLSADGFDRWVIAGLLALLLLTLLARSERSRQREIRAQHLADHDALTGLPNRSALLRSLSAQPATVSVLFIDLDDFKAVNDRYGHEAGDDLLVEVGARLRASLRRSDTLGRYGGDEFVVVAPVDRADALVLADRMRAQLAAPFVLRDGSRLAVSASIGIATSAAGLTRDNLVRYADRAMYAVKASRRAGVAAYDLERYPDRSGPTWVSIG comes from the coding sequence GTGATCTTCGGGATGGTGCACTACCGGCCGAAGGCCCGCGTCGGCTGGATGTTCAGCATCGCCGCGCTGCTGCTGTGCCTGGCCGGCTATCTCGCCCGGGGGCAGACCCAGCTCTTCGAATTGCAGGACAGTCCGGTGCCGGACATCCTCACTGCCAGCGCGTACGCCGCTCTGTTCGGCAGTCTGATCGGTTTTGTCCGACCACACCGCTGCGGGTGGACCGCCGACCACTTTCTGGATATCGCACTGGTCGCGGTCTGCGGTCTGCTGGCGTCCTGGACAATGCTGAGCTGGCCGGTTCTCGCGAACGCCGCCCAGGTCGGGCCGAACGAAGTGGTGATGGCCGTCTATCCGATGCTGGACACGGTGCTGGTCGCGGTGTTGATGCATTGGATGCTCACCCGGGAACCGCAGGGGATCGCCCTGACCATGGTGGAAACCGGCGTAGGCATGGTGATTCTCTGTGATCTGGCGGTCTCCTTGGACACCGCCGGACTGACCCGGCTGGGTGATCGGTACGCGCTGGTGCCGTTCTTCATCGGACTCGGTCTGTTCGGTGTGGCCGCCCTACACCCGACCATGGTCAAGATCGGCGCACACGTGGACTATCTCGAACGATCCCGACATCGTGCGATCGTGATCGGGGTGGTGCTGATCGTCGCCGCCGCGGTGCCGCCGGTCCGGCTGTCCGCCGACGGGTTCGACCGCTGGGTCATCGCCGGATTGCTCGCACTGTTGCTGCTGACCCTGTTGGCCCGGAGCGAGCGGAGCCGGCAGCGCGAGATCCGGGCACAGCACCTGGCTGACCACGACGCGCTCACCGGTCTGCCGAATCGGTCTGCGCTGCTGCGCTCGCTCTCCGCGCAGCCGGCAACGGTGAGCGTGCTGTTCATCGATCTGGACGACTTCAAGGCGGTCAACGATCGGTACGGACACGAGGCCGGTGACGACCTGCTGGTCGAGGTGGGTGCGCGACTGCGTGCGTCGTTGCGCCGAAGCGACACGCTCGGCCGGTACGGCGGGGACGAGTTCGTGGTGGTGGCCCCGGTCGATCGGGCGGATGCGCTGGTCCTGGCCGACCGGATGCGGGCTCAACTTGCTGCCCCGTTCGTGCTTCGGGACGGGTCCCGGTTGGCGGTCTCGGCGAGTATCGGAATCGCCACCTCGGCAGCGGGGCTGACCCGGGACAACCTCGTTCGGTATGCCGATCGGGCAATGTACGCGGTCAAGGCAAGCCGGCGCGCGGGGGTGGCCGCCTACGACCTGGAACGCTATCCGGACCGATCCGGCCCGACCTGGGTGTCCATCGGCTGA
- the nadD gene encoding nicotinate-nucleotide adenylyltransferase yields the protein MGGTFDPIHHGHLVAASEVAHRFGLDEVIFVPTGRPWQKDGRHVSSAEDRYLMTVIATASNPRFSVSRADIDRDGPTYTVDTLRELGSQHPTAQLYFITGADALASILSWQDWPELFDLAKFVGVSRPGYELGIRHLEEYLRDYPDRAVTLIEVPALAISSTECRRRAAEHRPVWYLVPDGVVQYISKRRLYAGYDDAGRPGDPAVSAPVVERTKGDV from the coding sequence ATGGGCGGGACGTTCGACCCGATCCATCACGGCCACCTGGTCGCGGCCAGCGAAGTGGCCCACCGATTCGGCCTCGACGAGGTGATCTTCGTGCCGACCGGCCGGCCCTGGCAAAAGGACGGCCGGCATGTCAGCTCCGCCGAAGATCGCTACCTGATGACGGTGATCGCGACCGCATCGAACCCCCGATTTTCGGTGAGTCGGGCCGACATCGATCGGGACGGGCCGACCTACACCGTGGATACACTGCGAGAATTGGGCAGTCAGCATCCCACCGCCCAGTTGTACTTCATCACCGGGGCCGACGCGCTGGCCAGTATCTTGTCTTGGCAGGATTGGCCGGAGTTGTTCGATCTCGCGAAGTTCGTCGGCGTCTCGCGACCCGGCTACGAGCTCGGCATCCGGCATCTGGAGGAGTACCTGCGGGATTACCCGGATCGGGCGGTGACGCTGATCGAGGTTCCGGCATTGGCCATCTCCTCGACCGAATGCCGGCGGCGCGCCGCGGAGCACCGGCCGGTGTGGTACCTCGTGCCGGATGGGGTCGTGCAGTACATCTCCAAGCGCCGGCTCTACGCCGGCTACGACGATGCCGGCCGGCCAGGGGATCCGGCAGTCTCGGCGCCGGTCGTCGAGCGGACGAAAGGTGACGTGTGA
- the rsfS gene encoding ribosome silencing factor, with amino-acid sequence MSASAEAIELARIAAAAADAKLANDVVILDVSEQLVITDCFVIASAPNERQVNAIVDNVEDQLLRAGHKPVRREGAREGRWALLDFVDVVVHVQHQDERNFYALERLWKDCPVIPVAPVDGPARG; translated from the coding sequence GTGAGTGCTTCGGCGGAGGCGATCGAGCTCGCCCGGATCGCGGCGGCGGCGGCCGACGCGAAGTTGGCCAACGACGTCGTGATTCTGGACGTGTCCGAGCAATTGGTGATCACCGACTGCTTCGTGATCGCCTCGGCGCCGAACGAACGACAGGTCAACGCCATCGTCGACAACGTCGAGGATCAGTTGCTCCGGGCCGGCCACAAGCCGGTTCGCCGGGAGGGTGCGCGGGAGGGTCGTTGGGCGTTGCTGGACTTCGTCGACGTCGTCGTGCACGTACAGCATCAGGACGAACGCAACTTCTACGCCTTGGAACGACTCTGGAAAGATTGCCCGGTGATCCCGGTGGCCCCGGTGGACGGACCCGCACGTGGCTGA
- a CDS encoding histidine phosphatase family protein, giving the protein MADRRRQLVLLRHGQTEWNAADRMQGQSDTDLTDLGRTQAKEAARLLASLEPLAIVSSDLRRAVDTAAELAVSTGVSVELDPRLRETDLGDWQGLDHRQVDRDYPGARTAWRADPRIAPPGGECRVEVADRMLPVVADLLVQRPDWPGRVIVLVSHGGAISALTTALLGLPLDNWPALGGLANASWVQLSQIVDEARPRWRLDVWNASARVATDVG; this is encoded by the coding sequence GTGGCTGATCGCCGACGTCAGCTGGTGCTGTTACGGCACGGGCAGACCGAGTGGAATGCAGCCGACCGGATGCAAGGACAGTCCGACACCGATCTCACCGATCTGGGCCGGACCCAGGCCAAGGAGGCCGCGCGATTGCTGGCGTCGCTGGAGCCACTGGCGATCGTGTCGTCCGATCTGCGTCGTGCGGTCGACACGGCGGCTGAGCTCGCGGTGTCCACCGGAGTCTCGGTCGAGTTGGATCCGCGGCTGCGCGAAACCGACCTCGGCGACTGGCAAGGACTCGATCACCGCCAGGTGGATCGCGACTATCCGGGGGCCCGCACCGCGTGGCGAGCCGATCCGCGCATTGCTCCGCCGGGTGGGGAGTGCCGAGTCGAGGTGGCTGATCGGATGCTGCCGGTGGTCGCGGATCTCCTGGTGCAGCGGCCGGACTGGCCCGGCCGGGTGATCGTGCTGGTATCGCACGGTGGTGCGATCAGCGCACTGACCACCGCGCTGCTCGGGCTGCCACTGGACAACTGGCCGGCGCTGGGGGGGCTGGCCAATGCGAGTTGGGTGCAACTGAGCCAGATCGTCGACGAGGCGAGGCCGCGCTGGCGGCTGGACGTGTGGAATGCCTCGGCCCGGGTGGCCACCGATGTCGGGTGA
- the octT gene encoding diglucosylglycerate octanoyltransferase — protein MSGDTRPVLLVLADSLAYYGPAGGLPADHPQIWPNLVGAEFGWDVELIGRIGWTCRDAYWALTQDPRVWSAVPRAAAVVFAVGGMDSLPSPLPTALREQIRYLRPPSVRRAVRSAYGWVQPRLSRVGWPVALPPRLSAAYLEKSRAALAYLRPELPMIASLPAVHICDEYARVHTGRAPTVRAMTAWSARSGVPLVDLGAAVGEHIRSGAGNPDGIHWGWAGHAAVAAAVGARLREI, from the coding sequence ATGTCGGGTGACACCCGCCCGGTGCTGTTGGTCCTGGCCGATTCGCTTGCCTATTACGGTCCGGCCGGTGGGTTGCCCGCCGACCACCCGCAGATCTGGCCCAACTTGGTCGGCGCGGAGTTCGGTTGGGATGTCGAGCTGATCGGCCGGATCGGCTGGACCTGTCGGGACGCGTACTGGGCGCTTACCCAGGACCCGCGGGTGTGGTCGGCGGTGCCTCGCGCCGCGGCCGTGGTGTTCGCCGTCGGCGGAATGGATTCGCTGCCGTCCCCGCTGCCGACCGCGCTGCGCGAGCAGATCCGCTATCTGCGGCCACCGTCGGTGCGGCGTGCTGTGCGTTCGGCCTACGGCTGGGTACAGCCGCGGCTGTCCCGGGTGGGGTGGCCGGTCGCGCTGCCGCCGCGGCTGTCCGCGGCGTATCTGGAGAAGTCGCGCGCCGCGTTGGCCTATCTCCGGCCGGAGCTGCCGATGATCGCGTCGCTGCCGGCGGTCCACATCTGCGACGAGTACGCGCGAGTGCACACCGGTCGGGCGCCGACTGTCCGCGCGATGACCGCGTGGTCGGCGCGCTCCGGCGTCCCCCTGGTCGACCTCGGTGCGGCGGTCGGGGAGCATATCCGCAGCGGTGCCGGCAATCCGGACGGAATCCACTGGGGTTGGGCCGGGCACGCCGCGGTGGCAGCCGCGGTCGGTGCCCGGCTACGGGAGATCTGA
- a CDS encoding DegV family protein: MAVAVVTDSSTGLPTELVAALGIKVVPLHVRVGARELREGVDDMPADLAHRSVTTSAASPGELQAAYEQAAHGADGVVAVHLSRYLSGTFDAARTAAAATAGPVRVVDSASAGMGTGFGALAAARVAHGGGTVEEVTAAAVRVAERARCLLVVDRLEQLRRGGRISTAATIFGTGLVSRPLLQLVDGRLVLKEKARTASKVLAKLSDTATRLAGTGGAAVAVQHLDAPERAAELGRALQERVPLLDEFVVTEFGPTLGVHLGSGALGAVVVPGGAGVVHMG, from the coding sequence TTGGCTGTGGCCGTCGTCACCGATTCGTCCACCGGCCTGCCGACGGAGTTGGTCGCGGCGCTGGGTATCAAGGTGGTTCCGCTGCATGTCCGGGTCGGCGCTCGCGAGCTGCGGGAAGGCGTCGACGACATGCCCGCGGACCTGGCGCATCGCTCGGTGACCACGTCCGCGGCGTCGCCGGGTGAGCTGCAGGCCGCTTACGAGCAGGCCGCGCACGGCGCCGACGGGGTTGTTGCGGTGCATCTTTCGCGGTACCTGTCCGGTACCTTCGACGCTGCACGAACGGCGGCTGCGGCGACTGCCGGACCGGTACGAGTGGTGGATTCGGCCAGTGCCGGGATGGGAACCGGGTTCGGCGCGCTTGCCGCTGCGCGGGTTGCGCACGGCGGCGGGACGGTCGAGGAGGTGACCGCGGCCGCGGTTCGGGTGGCCGAACGGGCGCGATGTCTGTTGGTGGTCGATCGGCTCGAGCAACTTCGCCGCGGCGGTCGGATAAGTACCGCCGCGACGATATTCGGTACCGGACTGGTGAGTCGGCCGCTGCTGCAGCTGGTCGACGGCCGACTGGTGCTGAAAGAGAAGGCCCGGACCGCGTCGAAGGTGCTGGCCAAGCTGTCGGATACCGCGACTCGGCTGGCCGGCACGGGCGGCGCAGCAGTCGCGGTGCAGCACTTGGACGCGCCGGAGCGGGCCGCCGAGCTCGGTCGGGCTTTGCAGGAGCGGGTGCCGTTGCTCGACGAGTTCGTGGTGACCGAATTCGGCCCCACTCTCGGGGTGCACCTCGGTTCCGGCGCGCTCGGCGCCGTGGTGGTGCCGGGTGGCGCCGGGGTTGTCCACATGGGCTGA
- a CDS encoding ComEA family DNA-binding protein, whose amino-acid sequence MGERDGYERVRHRLGVLAGEPAERDRPDEPHPAPDPGSPARWIPERLRSARIHPGRRGAAVLVVIGLLAAGLAMIVVWRDRPVAAPLPPLPAVPTDVLDDGAVGSTAPVTTSPTPAELVVSVVGQVQRAGLVRLPPGARVADALAAAGGPIPGADTTGVNLAQRVDDGQQIVVGGPTGSSSVGGPTGSGSVGGPMGASSVAPTGAGRVSLNRADEQELDALPGVGPVTAQAIITWRDRHGRFTDVEQLGEVDGIGPARLAKLRELVTL is encoded by the coding sequence ATGGGCGAGCGCGACGGATACGAGCGGGTGCGGCACCGGCTGGGAGTACTCGCCGGTGAACCGGCCGAGCGGGACCGACCGGACGAACCACACCCGGCGCCGGATCCTGGATCGCCGGCTCGGTGGATCCCGGAGCGGTTGCGGTCGGCCAGGATCCACCCTGGCCGGCGCGGCGCTGCGGTGCTCGTCGTGATCGGGCTGCTCGCCGCCGGTCTTGCGATGATCGTGGTGTGGCGCGATCGGCCGGTGGCAGCGCCGCTTCCGCCGCTCCCCGCGGTGCCGACAGATGTGCTCGACGACGGCGCGGTCGGTTCGACCGCACCGGTGACTACGTCGCCGACGCCGGCCGAGCTGGTGGTGAGTGTCGTCGGTCAGGTCCAGCGCGCCGGGCTGGTTCGGCTACCGCCCGGAGCGCGGGTGGCGGACGCGCTGGCCGCGGCCGGTGGCCCGATTCCCGGGGCCGATACGACGGGGGTCAATCTGGCGCAGCGGGTGGACGACGGCCAACAGATTGTGGTCGGCGGGCCGACGGGATCGAGTTCGGTCGGCGGGCCGACAGGGTCCGGTTCGGTCGGCGGGCCGATGGGGGCGAGTTCGGTCGCCCCGACCGGAGCCGGCCGGGTAAGCCTGAACCGGGCCGACGAGCAGGAGCTGGATGCCTTACCCGGAGTCGGGCCGGTCACCGCTCAGGCGATCATCACCTGGCGGGATCGGCACGGCCGGTTCACCGACGTCGAGCAACTCGGTGAAGTCGACGGAATCGGGCCGGCTCGGCTGGCCAAGTTACGCGAGCTGGTCACACTGTGA